A single Flavobacterium sp. 1 DNA region contains:
- the era gene encoding GTPase Era encodes MSHKAGFVNIIGNPNVGKSTLMNAFVGERLSIITSKAQTTRHRILGIVNGEDFQMILSDTPGIIKPAYEMQESMMNFVKSAFEDADVLIYMVEIGEQELKDEAFFNKIIHSKIPVLLLLNKIDNSNQAQLEEQVAFWTAKVPNAEIYPISALQNFNVPEVFQRIISLLPESPAYYPKDQLTDKPERFFVNETIREKILLNYSKEIPYAVEIVTEEFFEDENIIRIRSLIMVERETQKGIVIGHKGAALKKVGMDARVDLEKFFGKQIHIELVVKVNKNWRSNANMLKRFGYNQ; translated from the coding sequence ATGTCACATAAAGCAGGTTTTGTAAACATCATAGGGAATCCAAACGTTGGGAAATCAACGCTAATGAACGCCTTTGTTGGTGAAAGATTATCAATTATTACGTCTAAAGCGCAAACAACTCGTCATAGGATTCTTGGAATTGTAAATGGAGAAGATTTTCAAATGATCTTGTCGGATACGCCTGGAATCATCAAACCGGCTTACGAAATGCAGGAATCGATGATGAATTTTGTGAAATCTGCGTTTGAAGATGCTGATGTTTTAATCTATATGGTGGAGATTGGAGAGCAGGAATTGAAAGATGAAGCTTTTTTTAATAAAATTATCCATTCTAAAATTCCGGTTTTGCTGTTGTTGAATAAAATTGACAATTCAAATCAAGCGCAGTTGGAAGAGCAAGTGGCTTTTTGGACTGCCAAAGTACCTAATGCAGAAATTTATCCAATATCAGCTTTGCAGAATTTTAATGTTCCCGAAGTTTTTCAAAGGATTATTTCGCTGTTGCCTGAATCGCCTGCTTATTATCCAAAAGACCAATTAACGGATAAACCAGAGCGTTTCTTTGTTAACGAAACAATCCGCGAAAAAATATTATTGAATTACAGCAAAGAAATTCCATACGCAGTTGAAATCGTAACAGAAGAATTCTTCGAAGACGAAAACATTATCCGCATCCGTTCTTTGATTATGGTGGAACGCGAGACTCAAAAAGGAATCGTCATCGGTCATAAAGGTGCTGCTTTGAAAAAAGTGGGTATGGATGCCCGTGTAGATTTAGAGAAATTCTTTGGAAAGCAAATACACATTGAATTGGTTGTTAAAGTGAATAAAAATTGGAGGAGCAACGCGAATATGCTGAAGCGGTTTGGGTATAATCAATAG
- a CDS encoding Dps family protein — MIPKIGLTEDHLQKANSLLSVVLSDEMTLYVKTRKFHWNVAGESFMELHKLFEEQYAELEQTIDLVAERIGKLGGKTIGTMNEFIKLSRIKENPNKYPNQKGMLAELLADHETLISELRKDIDLSAEDNHDAGTADLLTEVLQQHETAAWILRRYLA; from the coding sequence ATGATACCAAAAATAGGACTAACAGAAGATCATCTGCAAAAAGCAAACAGCCTTCTTTCTGTTGTATTATCAGATGAAATGACCTTGTATGTCAAAACCAGAAAGTTTCATTGGAATGTGGCAGGCGAAAGTTTCATGGAACTTCATAAATTATTTGAAGAACAATATGCTGAACTCGAACAGACAATAGATTTGGTTGCAGAACGCATTGGCAAATTAGGAGGGAAAACAATTGGGACTATGAACGAGTTTATAAAGCTTTCCCGAATTAAAGAAAACCCAAACAAATATCCAAATCAAAAAGGCATGCTTGCAGAATTATTGGCCGATCATGAAACTCTGATAAGTGAACTGCGGAAAGACATAGACCTGTCTGCTGAGGATAACCACGATGCAGGTACAGCAGATTTACTGACAGAAGTATTACAGCAGCACGAAACTGCTGCATGGATTCTCAGAAGATATTTAGCTTAG
- a CDS encoding DEAD/DEAH box helicase, whose translation MRIYTERLSQIIKDKNHWSDLKIELSKYNIDNRDEKLKDTSAGKIFEVFAKYYFLTAPEFDGLYTDIWLYHEIPLKTKEALDLGTVEYGIDLLLKTINNKYVAVQCKFKNDETSRLNWSADKIANLFAYCPKADSYILFSNCASLDNVSSSRTNNFTFYNIGHLLEIEQNTFENILIKLNDSKPKDKVYLLPKPHQQKAIDECVQWFTEGEESRGQLILPCGAGKTLTSLWIKEELKSQKTLILVPSLALLRQIKNEWSKQRKTIYEYLCVCSETDIDGDNQDSILTHTYEIGGNVTTNPEDINLFLSLGLGEKVIFSTYQSLPVIVESLKNTEINFDFVFCDEAHKTAGISKGVFGIIHDNTKIPAKKRLYATATPRIVKESLKKKLGDDLKYTHDMNDPKTFGEEFFRMSFKDAIDQDILVDYKIIAIGVNDKQLSSYLNERRYVNNNISIDEVANNYALDFVMSKYSANHALTFHSRVNLAKDFSLRHSKLFETTNSFSVDGTQATSIRNQILHEFKSSNKAIISNARCLTEGVDVPTIDLVYFSDPKNSKVDIIQAVGRALRKKEGKKQGYIVVPIYHTNHGEVENSISEGSFKNLLQVIRSLCEQDERLQDEINSIAFGKGKKGSKRIDILSSFDEEIETLNLIGFEQNLRESLFDQIIYKTSNNWDIWFLELKTHLELNNDYPSKNENANLYAWVAQQRNRKNSNTLKLEELRKLNSINFAWDIVRWKWYKMFEVFKSYAEVNEFSPHKDFDNPDLVNWYKIQLGYLNDKKYITNEQLIKFQNINSKFLGSGSKKKWVALYEDLVKWRSINSDRWPQYQRDDKDSYESKLSVFCQTIRKRFRENDLEDYWYDKFTELGFNFEGKADTWTDYFFKIKNLLQTRTSISIDDIGQNEYTWIYRHRKDFSEGKLTEYQCQKIKELSLDRFFETWEQSFEKIKKWQIENLKLPTRNSNKDLHSWLNSQRSKYKNGTLSEEQIISLQSIGYYLEGKGNQDKEDRWLEMFNNLVDFKKKNSNDWPKFGSDGLEAQLYNWCQANRQAQAGTHSGGRRKELEQWKVIKLDELNFHWAKADINNRDWEINFEKFIEHLDSDGNFTLPSMVNGEINLLYRWFTNQRVSFQKNKMPSDRIQKFKEVGVSFEESENLTKRDGYSKWAKNINKIAKFIETNGHYPKAGTDTLQANLYQSLARTKRAFNETKLSEEQIALLRELNIKID comes from the coding sequence ATGAGGATATACACAGAGCGATTATCACAAATAATTAAAGATAAAAACCATTGGTCTGACTTAAAAATTGAATTATCTAAATATAATATTGATAATAGAGATGAAAAACTAAAAGACACTTCAGCAGGGAAAATTTTTGAAGTTTTTGCAAAATACTACTTTCTAACTGCGCCAGAATTTGATGGCCTTTATACAGATATATGGTTATATCACGAAATACCATTAAAAACAAAAGAAGCTTTAGATTTAGGAACTGTTGAGTATGGCATTGATTTATTATTAAAAACTATTAATAACAAGTATGTAGCCGTACAATGCAAATTTAAGAACGATGAAACTAGCAGATTAAACTGGTCTGCTGATAAAATTGCTAACTTATTTGCTTATTGCCCAAAAGCGGATAGTTATATTTTATTTTCAAATTGTGCTTCACTAGACAACGTGTCATCATCTAGAACAAACAATTTCACATTTTACAATATTGGCCATTTATTAGAAATTGAACAAAATACGTTTGAGAACATTTTAATAAAATTGAATGATAGCAAACCAAAAGACAAAGTCTATCTTCTTCCAAAACCCCATCAACAAAAGGCAATTGATGAATGCGTGCAATGGTTTACGGAAGGAGAGGAGTCAAGAGGACAACTGATATTACCTTGTGGAGCAGGCAAAACACTTACTTCATTATGGATTAAGGAAGAGCTAAAAAGTCAAAAAACTCTAATATTAGTACCTTCTCTTGCATTATTAAGGCAAATCAAAAATGAATGGTCAAAACAGAGAAAAACAATATATGAATATTTATGTGTTTGTTCAGAAACTGATATTGATGGAGATAATCAAGATTCAATTCTTACTCACACATATGAAATTGGTGGTAATGTAACTACAAATCCAGAAGACATAAATCTTTTTTTGAGTCTTGGTTTAGGAGAAAAAGTGATTTTTTCCACATATCAATCATTACCTGTAATTGTTGAATCACTGAAAAATACTGAAATAAATTTTGACTTTGTTTTTTGCGATGAGGCACATAAAACCGCAGGAATAAGTAAAGGTGTTTTTGGCATAATCCATGATAATACTAAAATACCTGCTAAGAAGCGACTGTATGCAACCGCAACTCCTAGAATAGTAAAAGAGTCTTTAAAAAAGAAATTGGGAGATGATTTGAAATACACTCACGATATGAATGACCCAAAAACATTTGGAGAAGAGTTCTTTCGTATGTCTTTCAAAGATGCAATTGACCAAGATATACTTGTTGACTATAAAATTATTGCAATTGGAGTGAATGACAAGCAATTATCTAGTTATTTAAACGAAAGAAGATACGTTAACAACAATATTTCAATAGATGAGGTAGCAAATAATTATGCACTTGATTTTGTAATGTCGAAATACTCGGCCAATCATGCTTTGACTTTTCATTCTAGAGTAAATCTAGCCAAAGACTTTTCATTAAGACACTCAAAGCTTTTTGAAACAACAAATTCATTTTCAGTAGATGGAACTCAAGCTACGAGTATAAGAAATCAAATTTTACATGAATTTAAGAGCTCTAATAAAGCGATAATTTCAAATGCCAGATGTCTGACGGAAGGTGTTGATGTACCTACTATTGATTTAGTATATTTCTCCGACCCAAAAAACTCAAAAGTTGATATAATTCAAGCTGTTGGACGAGCTTTGAGAAAAAAAGAAGGAAAGAAACAAGGCTATATTGTTGTTCCAATTTATCATACAAATCATGGTGAAGTTGAAAATTCAATCAGTGAAGGCTCTTTTAAAAATTTATTACAAGTAATCCGTTCATTGTGTGAACAAGATGAACGGCTACAAGACGAAATAAACTCAATTGCTTTTGGTAAAGGAAAAAAAGGTTCAAAAAGAATAGACATTCTTTCTTCTTTTGACGAAGAAATTGAAACTTTAAATCTTATCGGATTTGAACAAAATTTGAGAGAATCTTTATTTGACCAAATAATTTATAAAACTTCAAATAATTGGGATATTTGGTTTTTAGAATTAAAAACTCATTTAGAATTAAATAATGATTATCCTTCTAAAAATGAAAATGCCAATTTATATGCATGGGTGGCACAACAGCGAAATAGAAAAAACAGCAATACCTTAAAATTGGAAGAACTTAGAAAGCTAAATTCAATAAATTTTGCGTGGGATATAGTAAGATGGAAATGGTATAAAATGTTTGAAGTTTTTAAATCTTATGCGGAAGTCAACGAATTTTCACCCCATAAAGACTTTGATAATCCTGATTTAGTAAATTGGTATAAGATTCAACTTGGGTATTTAAATGATAAAAAATATATAACTAACGAACAACTAATAAAATTCCAAAATATAAATTCTAAATTTTTAGGTTCAGGAAGCAAAAAAAAGTGGGTTGCTTTATATGAAGATTTGGTTAAATGGAGAAGTATAAATTCAGATAGATGGCCACAATATCAAAGAGATGATAAAGATTCCTATGAGAGTAAACTTAGTGTTTTCTGTCAAACAATTAGAAAACGATTTAGAGAAAATGATTTAGAAGATTATTGGTACGACAAATTTACCGAACTCGGATTTAACTTTGAAGGAAAAGCTGACACCTGGACCGATTATTTTTTTAAAATAAAAAACCTTCTTCAAACTCGTACTTCAATTTCCATTGATGATATTGGTCAAAATGAATATACTTGGATATATCGTCATAGAAAAGATTTTAGTGAAGGAAAATTAACAGAATATCAATGTCAAAAAATAAAAGAACTATCTCTTGATAGATTTTTTGAAACTTGGGAGCAGAGTTTTGAGAAAATAAAAAAATGGCAAATAGAGAATCTAAAATTACCAACAAGAAACAGTAATAAAGATTTACATAGTTGGCTTAATTCTCAAAGGTCGAAATATAAAAATGGGACTCTGTCAGAAGAACAAATTATAAGTCTTCAATCAATTGGATATTATTTAGAAGGAAAGGGTAATCAAGATAAAGAGGACAGATGGTTAGAAATGTTTAATAATCTAGTAGATTTCAAAAAAAAGAATTCAAATGATTGGCCAAAATTTGGGTCAGATGGTTTAGAAGCTCAATTATACAATTGGTGTCAAGCTAACAGACAAGCACAAGCTGGCACTCATTCGGGAGGCAGAAGAAAAGAATTGGAGCAATGGAAAGTAATCAAACTTGATGAACTTAATTTTCATTGGGCAAAGGCTGATATAAACAACAGAGATTGGGAAATCAACTTTGAAAAATTCATTGAACATCTTGATTCGGATGGAAATTTTACGCTTCCTTCTATGGTTAATGGAGAAATAAACCTACTATATCGATGGTTTACTAATCAGCGAGTCTCTTTCCAAAAAAACAAAATGCCTAGTGATAGAATCCAAAAGTTTAAAGAGGTAGGGGTTTCATTTGAAGAATCTGAGAATTTAACTAAAAGAGATGGTTATTCAAAATGGGCTAAAAACATAAATAAAATAGCTAAATTCATTGAGACAAATGGACACTATCCAAAAGCAGGGACAGACACATTACAAGCGAATTTATATCAATCTTTAGCAAGAACGAAACGAGCTTTTAATGAAACCAAACTATCCGAAGAACAAATTGCATTACTAAGAGAACTAAATATAAAGATTGATTAA
- a CDS encoding pesticidal protein Cry7Aa, translated as MIEVKKHGIILQETQLDFENGGVMNPAAIREGDFVHMFYRAVSKENHSSIGYCKLMGPLEIEERMKTPLLSPEFDYESHGMEDPRIVKIEDLYYLTYTAYDGINALGALATSTDLINFKKRGIIVPQIEYEEFDDLADTNDVLEEKYYRYNQHNTIIEKKGIKTMLWDKDIIFFPRKINGKFCFLHRIKPEIQMVIGFESLEDLTEEFWRNYLINFKNSILFKPNHDHEISYVGGGCPPIETELGWLIIYHGVHGSTSSYIYSACAALFDIENPHIEIARLPYPLFKPEESWELKGEVNNVCFPTGAVVFDDILYVYYGAADEKIGCASMSLSNLLKELILFKKIN; from the coding sequence ATGATAGAAGTAAAAAAACATGGAATAATACTTCAGGAAACCCAGCTGGATTTTGAAAATGGAGGCGTCATGAATCCGGCCGCCATTAGAGAAGGAGATTTTGTTCACATGTTTTACAGGGCAGTAAGCAAAGAAAATCATTCGAGCATTGGATACTGCAAATTAATGGGGCCGTTGGAAATCGAAGAAAGGATGAAAACACCATTACTTTCTCCAGAATTTGATTATGAAAGCCACGGAATGGAAGATCCAAGAATAGTAAAAATCGAAGATTTATATTATCTGACCTATACAGCCTATGACGGCATAAATGCATTGGGAGCACTAGCAACTTCTACCGATTTAATAAATTTTAAAAAAAGAGGAATCATCGTTCCTCAAATTGAATATGAAGAGTTTGATGATTTAGCAGACACAAATGACGTACTGGAAGAAAAATATTACCGCTACAATCAGCACAATACTATTATTGAAAAAAAAGGAATAAAAACGATGCTTTGGGATAAGGACATTATTTTTTTTCCAAGAAAAATCAACGGTAAGTTCTGTTTTCTGCATCGCATCAAACCTGAAATACAAATGGTAATTGGATTTGAATCATTAGAGGATTTAACCGAAGAGTTTTGGCGGAATTATTTAATCAATTTCAAGAACAGCATATTATTTAAGCCAAATCATGATCATGAAATAAGCTATGTTGGAGGCGGCTGTCCGCCAATAGAAACTGAATTGGGCTGGCTTATCATTTATCATGGCGTTCACGGCTCGACAAGCAGCTACATTTATTCAGCATGTGCGGCGCTGTTTGACATAGAAAACCCTCATATTGAAATTGCCAGGCTACCCTATCCTTTGTTTAAACCAGAAGAAAGCTGGGAATTAAAAGGTGAAGTAAATAATGTCTGCTTTCCGACTGGCGCTGTAGTTTTTGACGATATTCTATATGTCTACTATGGTGCTGCAGATGAAAAAATTGGATGTGCATCAATGAGTTTATCCAATTTGCTAAAGGAATTAATTTTATTTAAAAAAATAAATTGA
- the der gene encoding ribosome biogenesis GTPase Der has translation MNNIVAIVGRPNVGKSTLFNRLIQRREAIVDSVSGVTRDRNYGKSEWNGKEFSVIDTGGYIRGSDDVFEGEIRKQVELAIDEADVIIFVVDVEEGITPMDDVVARLLRKVTKPVLLAVNKVDNAMREKDALEFYNLGLGEYFTFASISGSGTGDLLDALIDAFPEKPLPVQEEVVLPRFAVVGRPNAGKSSFINALIGKERFMVTDIAGTTRDAIDTKFDRFGFEFNLVDTAGIRRKAKVKEDLEFYSVMRSVRAIEHADICILVIDATRGFEGQDQSIFWLAEKNRKGVVILVNKWDLVEKDTMSTRDYEEKIKKELMPFTDVPILFVSALTKQRLLKALEATVQVYENRQQRIPTSKFNEFMLKVIEAYPPPATKGKYVKIKYCMQLPTPTPQFVFFANMPQYVKEPYKRYLENKIRENWDFSGVPIDIYIREK, from the coding sequence ATGAACAATATTGTTGCGATAGTAGGAAGACCTAATGTAGGGAAATCAACCCTTTTTAATAGGCTGATACAAAGAAGAGAAGCTATTGTAGATTCGGTTTCTGGGGTTACCAGAGATAGAAACTATGGTAAAAGCGAGTGGAACGGAAAAGAGTTTTCTGTGATTGATACGGGAGGATATATTCGTGGATCGGATGATGTTTTTGAAGGCGAAATCCGTAAACAAGTAGAATTAGCTATCGATGAAGCCGATGTTATTATATTTGTGGTAGATGTTGAGGAGGGAATTACTCCGATGGATGATGTTGTTGCCCGTTTGCTGCGTAAAGTGACTAAGCCTGTTTTATTGGCGGTAAACAAGGTGGACAATGCCATGCGTGAAAAAGACGCTCTTGAGTTTTATAACCTTGGTTTAGGTGAATATTTCACATTTGCAAGTATTTCAGGTAGTGGAACAGGGGATTTATTGGATGCATTGATTGATGCTTTTCCAGAAAAACCATTACCGGTTCAAGAAGAAGTGGTTTTGCCGCGTTTTGCAGTTGTAGGTCGTCCTAATGCAGGGAAGTCTAGTTTTATCAACGCATTGATTGGTAAAGAACGTTTTATGGTTACGGACATTGCGGGAACTACCCGTGATGCTATTGATACAAAATTCGACCGTTTTGGTTTCGAATTTAACTTGGTTGATACGGCGGGTATTCGTCGTAAAGCGAAAGTGAAAGAAGATTTAGAGTTTTACTCCGTAATGCGTTCGGTTCGTGCGATTGAGCATGCCGATATTTGTATTTTGGTGATCGATGCTACTCGCGGATTTGAAGGACAGGACCAAAGTATTTTTTGGTTGGCTGAAAAAAATAGAAAAGGAGTTGTTATCTTGGTAAACAAATGGGATTTGGTTGAAAAAGACACCATGTCAACCCGTGATTACGAAGAGAAAATCAAAAAGGAATTAATGCCATTTACAGATGTGCCTATTCTTTTTGTTTCGGCATTGACTAAACAGCGTTTGTTGAAAGCATTGGAAGCTACGGTTCAAGTTTATGAAAACAGACAACAACGTATACCGACTTCAAAATTCAACGAATTCATGTTGAAAGTGATTGAAGCCTATCCACCGCCAGCAACCAAAGGAAAATATGTAAAAATTAAATATTGTATGCAGTTGCCGACACCAACGCCTCAGTTTGTGTTTTTTGCTAATATGCCACAATATGTTAAGGAGCCTTACAAACGTTACCTTGAAAATAAAATTAGAGAAAACTGGGACTTCTCAGGAGTGCCAATAGATATTTATATTAGAGAGAAATAA
- a CDS encoding glycosyltransferase family 4 protein, with amino-acid sequence MKNIHLFSTKKELMSGSNNIADFQKKEIKLPEILCITTFPPRECGIATYSQDLVLALNKQFKKSFDIKIAALELQNEKHAYADDIYAVLETDNQNSYSELAKNVNRNKAIEIVLIQHEFGLFRGNEEDFISFLKLINKPVIVVFHTVLPRPDEKFRSHIQEINNMVNAFIVMTNNSARLLETDYDISQDKITVIPHGTHLVEHGDKKVLKEKYNLSGRKIISTFGLLSSGKCIETTLDALQSIVKKEPDVLFLIIGKTHPSVVRHEGEKYRNFLKEKIEDLQLENNVKFVDEYLPLKSLLEYLQLTDIYLFTSKDRNQAVSGTFSYAISCGCPIISTPIPHAVEVLKEGTGIIVDFENPEQLAKQVIRLLSDEQLRKKIASNGIHKLAPTVWENSALAHAMLFKKTAAKKMPLHYRIPEINLNHFKKLTTSFGMIQFSIINQPDLESGYTIDDNARALVAMCQHFELTNDTADLPYITQYFNFIKFCLQPDGYFLNYVDTDKKFTKQNSENLADANGRAIWALGYLISIRDLLPADLKEKAVSLMQKALINATKIHSTRAMAFIIKGVYYSNLKNNTAQNISLIKHLANKLVQMYKHESKEDWLWYENYLTYANSILPEAMLCAYLATGEHSYKVIAKTSFDFLLSKIYTSSNIKVISNKGWLINGKEPKEKPIGGEQPIDVAYTILALNKFYNVFRDKEYLEKMEIGFSWFLGNNHLHQIIYNPCTGGCYDGLEEDYINLNQGAESTVSYLMARLVMQKHLNSKTKKNKESAIHSQTNKLKTGIKINNNIPYIRA; translated from the coding sequence ATGAAAAACATCCATTTATTTTCGACGAAAAAAGAACTCATGAGCGGTTCTAACAATATAGCAGATTTTCAAAAAAAAGAAATCAAGTTACCTGAAATTTTATGTATTACCACTTTTCCGCCACGGGAATGTGGCATTGCAACCTATTCTCAAGATTTAGTTTTGGCACTAAATAAGCAATTTAAAAAATCATTTGACATAAAAATTGCTGCTTTAGAACTTCAAAATGAAAAGCATGCCTATGCTGATGATATATATGCCGTTTTGGAAACAGATAATCAAAATTCTTATTCGGAATTAGCTAAAAATGTCAATAGAAATAAAGCTATAGAAATAGTCTTGATTCAGCATGAATTTGGCCTGTTTAGAGGAAATGAAGAAGATTTTATTTCATTTTTAAAATTAATTAATAAACCTGTCATTGTTGTTTTTCATACCGTTTTGCCTCGACCGGACGAAAAATTCAGATCACATATTCAAGAAATCAATAATATGGTTAATGCCTTTATTGTAATGACCAATAATTCAGCACGATTATTAGAAACTGATTATGATATTTCGCAGGATAAAATCACGGTAATTCCACATGGTACGCATTTAGTAGAACACGGAGATAAAAAAGTCCTTAAAGAAAAATATAATTTATCCGGACGAAAAATCATTTCGACTTTTGGACTGCTGAGCTCCGGAAAATGTATTGAAACTACTTTAGATGCTTTGCAAAGCATTGTCAAAAAAGAGCCAGATGTATTATTTCTTATTATCGGAAAGACTCACCCTAGCGTTGTGAGACATGAAGGAGAAAAATACCGAAATTTTCTGAAAGAGAAAATCGAAGACCTGCAGTTAGAGAATAATGTAAAATTTGTCGATGAATATTTACCGTTAAAATCACTACTGGAATACCTGCAGTTAACAGATATTTATCTTTTTACTTCCAAAGACAGAAATCAAGCAGTAAGCGGTACTTTTTCCTATGCGATAAGCTGTGGCTGTCCGATTATTTCTACTCCAATTCCGCATGCTGTCGAAGTATTGAAAGAAGGAACTGGAATTATCGTTGATTTTGAAAACCCTGAGCAATTGGCTAAACAAGTTATCCGTTTATTAAGTGATGAGCAACTGCGCAAAAAAATTGCCTCAAACGGCATTCATAAATTGGCTCCAACGGTTTGGGAAAACTCAGCTCTTGCTCATGCGATGCTGTTTAAAAAAACAGCTGCTAAAAAAATGCCTCTGCATTATAGAATTCCTGAAATCAATCTTAATCATTTCAAAAAACTGACAACTTCATTTGGAATGATTCAGTTTTCCATAATCAATCAGCCAGATTTGGAATCGGGTTATACAATCGATGACAATGCGCGGGCTTTGGTGGCAATGTGCCAGCATTTTGAATTGACAAATGATACAGCCGATTTACCATACATTACTCAATATTTTAATTTTATAAAATTCTGTCTGCAGCCAGACGGTTATTTTTTAAATTATGTTGACACCGATAAAAAATTCACCAAACAAAACAGTGAAAACCTTGCAGATGCAAACGGAAGAGCCATTTGGGCATTGGGCTACTTAATTTCTATCAGAGATTTACTGCCGGCAGATTTAAAAGAAAAAGCGGTCTCACTGATGCAGAAAGCATTAATAAACGCAACTAAAATTCATTCTACCAGAGCAATGGCTTTTATTATAAAAGGAGTCTATTACAGCAATTTGAAAAATAATACAGCACAAAATATTTCTCTGATAAAACACTTAGCCAACAAGCTCGTGCAGATGTACAAGCATGAATCAAAAGAAGACTGGCTGTGGTACGAGAACTATCTAACGTATGCCAACAGCATTCTGCCCGAAGCTATGCTCTGTGCTTATTTAGCTACTGGTGAACACAGTTATAAAGTAATTGCAAAAACATCTTTTGATTTTTTACTGTCAAAAATTTACACCAGCAGCAACATAAAAGTCATTTCAAACAAAGGCTGGCTCATCAATGGAAAAGAACCGAAAGAAAAACCAATAGGCGGCGAACAGCCGATAGATGTAGCTTACACTATACTTGCTCTCAATAAATTCTACAATGTTTTCCGAGATAAAGAATATTTAGAAAAAATGGAAATAGGTTTCAGCTGGTTTTTAGGCAACAATCATCTGCATCAGATCATCTACAACCCTTGTACAGGAGGCTGTTATGACGGTCTGGAGGAAGATTACATCAATCTGAATCAGGGAGCAGAATCTACAGTAAGCTATCTAATGGCAAGGCTTGTGATGCAAAAACATTTGAACAGTAAAACCAAAAAAAACAAAGAGAGTGCCATTCATTCACAAACAAACAAATTGAAAACCGGCATCAAAATCAACAATAACATACCATATATAAGAGCCTGA
- a CDS encoding ABC transporter permease, which yields MTTYLKNIFEETGNISLFILRFFKELFKPVFQFREFIRQCFAVGYKTLPLITITGFIMGLVLTLQSRPTLLKFGAESWLPSMVSLSLIREIAPVITALICAGKIASGIGAELGSMKVTEQIDAMEVSAINPYKYLVVTRIVATTLMIPILTLYADFIGIVGGYIGYNIHGNISLYLYFTEMIESVRYIDIFPATIKTYFFGFFIGTIGCYKGFNASNGTASVGIAANEAVVLASLSIFIIDMLAVQITDLFF from the coding sequence TTGACAACGTACCTAAAAAATATCTTTGAAGAAACGGGCAATATTTCCCTCTTTATACTCAGGTTTTTCAAAGAACTTTTCAAACCTGTTTTTCAATTTAGGGAATTTATCAGACAGTGCTTTGCTGTTGGATATAAAACACTGCCGTTAATCACGATCACAGGATTTATAATGGGATTAGTGCTTACGCTGCAGTCACGTCCAACATTATTAAAGTTTGGAGCCGAATCTTGGCTGCCAAGCATGGTTTCATTGTCTTTGATCAGAGAAATAGCACCCGTAATCACTGCCTTGATTTGTGCTGGAAAAATAGCTTCAGGAATTGGAGCTGAATTGGGTTCGATGAAAGTGACCGAGCAGATAGATGCTATGGAAGTTTCGGCAATTAATCCCTATAAATATTTAGTGGTTACCCGAATTGTGGCGACAACATTAATGATTCCCATTTTAACGCTATATGCTGATTTTATTGGGATTGTGGGAGGCTACATTGGTTATAATATTCACGGAAATATAAGCCTGTATCTCTATTTCACCGAAATGATTGAAAGTGTTAGATACATCGACATATTTCCTGCCACTATCAAAACATATTTCTTTGGTTTCTTCATCGGGACAATTGGGTGCTATAAAGGTTTTAATGCTTCAAACGGAACAGCAAGTGTGGGAATAGCAGCAAATGAAGCAGTTGTTCTAGCCTCACTCTCCATTTTTATTATTGATATGCTGGCTGTTCAAATAACTGATTTATTTTTCTAA